Proteins encoded in a region of the Xylocopa sonorina isolate GNS202 chromosome 1, iyXylSono1_principal, whole genome shotgun sequence genome:
- the LOC143424048 gene encoding L-asparaginase 1: protein MSRPAVNNSHVESHVNGTTDSFHRMATENVPDGRVLVLYTGGTIGMIRNENGVLVPKANAFVKKLRNYPHMHDRQYAEERFGSMGPLVLPMTATDNRRVIYNVLEYSPLCDSSDMSMDDWIHIANDIKESYEHFDGFVILHGTDTLSYTASALSFMLESLGKIVILTGSQVPIFDARSDGLDNFLSSLIIAANYNIPEVCVYFKMNLMRGNRTRKISVNMFEAFDSPNFPPLAKANIKIEVDYRAIFRPCTLDKFYVHASLNRNVGLLRIFPSITTDLIKAFLQPPIEGVVLQSYGAGNVPVYREDVIEELSAATKRGVIIVNITQCSTGSVSNAYKSGKLLEDAGVISGSDMTPEAALTKLAYVLSKQQWDTKTKREMMQTNLRGELTAGRPPNLDDLDLVEAVARSLRLSSGIERQELGSILFPAMLSAAVQSHDVAKLEALKAYGADVSQKNADGRTALHVACCEGDLNIVRCLLRMGASVFVKDRFNRTPLVDAIEWDHHDIIKILMQCGAHLHGSAYLIGERMCAAAAVGNITRLKSYQLANADLSQTDLSGRTPLHIAALHNEVKTVKFLLEHNVDRDGRDKSGQSPYDLAKASDSMEVEILLSLLDDSTRI, encoded by the exons ATGTCACGACCAGCTGTGAATAATTCGCACGTAGAAAGTCACGTCAACGGCACGACCGACAGTTTTCATCGTATGGCTACTGAGAATGTTCCCGACGGCCGTGTGCTCGTCCTGTACACCGGTGGTACCATAGGGATGATCAGAAATGAAAACGGAG TGCTAGTACCAAAAGCGAACGCCTTCGTGAAAAAATTACGGAATTATCCGCACATGCACGACCGGCAGTACGCGGAGGAGCGATTTGGATCGATGGGACCGTTGGTACTTCC AATGACAGCGACAGACAACAGACGCGTTATCTACAATGTGTTAGAGTATTCGCCGCTCTGTGATTCCAGTGACATGTCGATGGATGACTGGATCCATATCGCCAACGATATTAAG gaatcatacgaACATTTCGATGGATTCGTCATTCTACACGGAACGGACACGTTGAGTTACACAGCGTCGGCGCTGTCCTTTATGCTCGAATCTCTAGGGAAAATTGTTATTTTGACTGGCTCGCAAGTGCCGATTTTCGACGCGAGAAGCGACGGCCTGGACAACTTCCTGTCGTCCCTGATAATAGCCGCGAATTACAATATACCGGAAGTATGCGTTTACTTCAAGATGAATCTGATGAGAGGAAATCGTACCCGTAAAATATCGGTGAACATGTTCGAAGCGTTCGATTCGCCGAATTTTCCGCCCCTGGCCAAGGCCAATATCAAAATAGAAG TGGACTACCGAGCTATATTTCGTCCGTGTACGTTGGATAAGTTTTACGTACACGCGTCCTTGAACAGAAACGTCGGCTTGCTTCGAATATTTCCAAGTATAACTACGGACTTGATAAAGGCATTCCTGCAACCGCCGATCGAAGGTGTTGTATTGCAGTCTTATGGTGCAGGGAACGTGCCTGTGTACCGAGAAGACGTAATCGAAGAATTGTCTGCAGCCACGAAACGCGGAGTTATTATTGTCAACATTACGCAATGTTCTACGGGTTCTGTTTCGAATGCATACAAATCTGGCAAACTACTTGAAGACGCTG GTGTAATATCAGGTTCCGATATGACACCGGAGGCTGCGCTGACCAAACTCGCGTACGTGTTGTCGAAGCAACAATGGGATACGAAAACGAAACGCGAAATGATGCAAACGAATCTACGAGGGGAGCTGACCGCGGGAAGACCACCGAATCTCGACGATCTGGATCTCGTAGAAGCGGTAGCGAGATCCTTGCGGCTCTCCTCTGGGATAGAACGTCAAGAATTGGGCTCAATTCTGTTCCCGGCGATGTTGAGCGCCGCCGTGCAAAGTCACGACGTAGCGAAACTCGAAGCTTTGAAGGCATAC GGTGCAGACGTATCGCAGAAAAACGCAGATGGTCGCACGGCGTTGCATGTCGCTTGCTGCGAAGGTGATTTAAACATCGTACGGTGCCTTTTGCGGATGGGCGCGAGTGTTTTCGTAAAGGATCGATTCAATCGTACGCCACTCGTCGATGCGATAGAATGGGATCATCACGAT ATCATCAAAATATTGATGCAGTGCGGAGCTCATTTGCACGGTAGCGCGTATCTGATAGGAGAGAGAATGTGCGCCGCGGCAGCAGTTGGGAATATCACGCGTTTAAAGTCGTATCAGTTGGCGAACGCAGACCTCTCGCAGACAGATTTATCGGGAAGAACGCCGTTGCACATCGCGGCGTTGCACAACGAAGTGAAGACTGTTAAATTTCTGTTGGAGCACAACGTGGACAGAGATGGCCGAGATAAATCGGGTCAATCGCCGTACGATCTCGCTAAAGCATCGGATTCTATGGAGGTGGAAATACTGTTGTCCTTGCTCGATGATTCGACGCGGATATAA